A stretch of the Planktothricoides raciborskii GIHE-MW2 genome encodes the following:
- a CDS encoding DUF2357 domain-containing protein: MMAVRSDLLNNLGNWAKLVILGTNDERGQKYPLSHLSNRFFFFSMKLYPNLFAYLNDAPVASLDLPVKAKNRPVVIDDGKSHRVVGLIHRSAQVYEIGFPYLLPEDIDSHATPGDALVKKWQLSLHSQDSSSLGRLLVADEVFDGAALEEEKQWQESWNQKLGDRLDEGVSLMLKTLVGLFNSLGQNCTSHLTSHQFDIDLSQLNQHLDNIDIREATLPLVVSLNRRYNLHKKLQKITPNLRHQLRRRTETMRVSDIQEMDAYSMRDYIRRPGRSAAEKAGVKQELTGVNRYADYNTAENKFLLYFAGRLLHGECDRYEKSNAQQYRSEVVQLRALIARLKQQCRQENTRVFTEKTYQFTQPNHVLLKDPIYRSFYKAYLDYISHKQEKEQVWPFRNQILADAFYLFMTAALLRFPENQIDSTVIACRRNPDLGHYLILDKSVPTIRAAIDHQPYLIRLHRPEKHHPQCDWMLTVKSAKDTAEFGKFHLPIWVFWYAPDESAIAHAEKYLNQFNDSSIGLIFYLQRTAKKYSAKGDVGYSPTGKIWMFQLPAAIESFGFSTSVDFLTEFLQRLLFLSMR, from the coding sequence ATGATGGCGGTGCGATCGGATTTATTAAATAACCTGGGCAATTGGGCAAAATTAGTTATATTAGGGACGAACGACGAACGCGGTCAAAAATATCCGTTATCCCATTTATCAAATCGATTCTTTTTTTTTTCAATGAAACTTTATCCCAATTTATTTGCTTATCTCAACGATGCTCCGGTGGCTTCCCTGGATTTACCTGTGAAAGCCAAGAATCGTCCCGTGGTGATTGATGATGGCAAATCCCATCGTGTTGTTGGTTTAATTCATCGATCCGCCCAAGTTTATGAGATTGGCTTTCCCTATCTTTTGCCAGAGGATATTGATAGTCATGCTACCCCCGGAGATGCTTTAGTCAAAAAGTGGCAGTTATCCTTGCATTCTCAAGATTCATCATCCCTTGGCCGCTTGTTGGTGGCTGATGAAGTGTTTGATGGAGCCGCATTAGAAGAGGAAAAACAGTGGCAGGAAAGCTGGAATCAGAAGTTAGGCGATCGCCTCGATGAAGGGGTTTCTCTGATGCTGAAAACCTTGGTGGGGTTATTTAACAGTTTGGGACAAAACTGCACCAGTCATCTCACCAGTCATCAGTTTGACATTGATTTATCCCAACTGAATCAGCACCTTGATAATATTGATATTCGGGAAGCTACGTTACCCCTGGTGGTAAGCCTGAATCGTCGGTATAATTTGCATAAGAAATTACAGAAAATTACCCCAAATTTGCGCCATCAACTGAGACGACGCACGGAAACTATGCGAGTAAGCGATATTCAAGAAATGGATGCTTATTCTATGAGAGATTATATTCGCCGTCCGGGGAGAAGCGCGGCGGAAAAAGCTGGGGTAAAACAAGAGTTAACCGGGGTGAATCGCTATGCGGATTATAATACGGCGGAAAATAAATTTTTGCTGTATTTTGCCGGACGCTTGCTGCATGGGGAGTGCGATCGCTATGAAAAAAGTAATGCCCAGCAATATCGCTCGGAAGTTGTGCAGCTGCGAGCTTTAATCGCTCGCTTAAAACAACAATGCCGTCAAGAAAATACGCGAGTGTTTACGGAGAAAACATACCAATTTACTCAACCCAATCACGTTTTACTCAAAGATCCGATTTATCGCAGCTTTTACAAAGCTTATTTAGACTATATTAGCCATAAGCAAGAAAAAGAACAAGTTTGGCCATTTAGAAACCAAATATTAGCCGACGCGTTTTATTTATTTATGACAGCGGCATTGCTCCGTTTTCCCGAAAATCAGATAGACTCGACCGTGATTGCTTGTCGGAGGAATCCCGATCTCGGCCATTACTTAATTCTGGATAAATCCGTGCCGACTATTCGCGCTGCGATCGATCATCAACCTTATTTGATTCGGTTACACCGACCAGAAAAACATCACCCTCAATGTGATTGGATGTTGACAGTTAAATCAGCCAAAGACACCGCCGAATTCGGGAAATTTCATTTACCGATTTGGGTCTTTTGGTATGCCCCAGATGAATCGGCGATCGCCCACGCGGAAAAATATCTGAATCAATTTAATGATTCATCCATTGGCTTAATCTTTTATTTGCAAAGAACCGCCAAAAAATATTCTGCCAAAGGAGATGTGGGATATTCACCCACCGGCAAAATTTGGATGTTTCAACTGCCCGCTGCCATTGAATCATTCGGTTTTTCCACTTCCGTCGATTTCCTCACGGAATTTTTACAGCGGTTATTATTTTTGTCGATGAGATAA
- a CDS encoding WD40 repeat domain-containing protein: MDGIAILRDQQADFIKRLSSNAAVLHQMKDYKLTGYHSELMVISGSLLNRLQKFYTRQKAENLPDNYQKYIEKDDFKQKLKSSFSKLIVKQYLDDLIQIIDKNNNLYSEYPGDFCLTYRPNYPIIVKGNFGNRNTVSWSLIPDEVERDGVVVFVLIEEDFERDKYQYNLILAGFLPTEMLEGAPHPGAGRDRTQPIIRVTIQDLLYGGGLKSYLTSYVTSGAGVMPKVPSLSLPNDLESSTSPTKWICTQTLSDEKSLLCLAITGEGAPHCGIGRDRLGSGQSPKLACAGLDQWLKIWDLSTGQVEQTISEHRYPVFSLDFSPDGQTLAVASMHETIELWDLGNGDRPPTLQNILEGHSLGVFSLHFTPDGEMLISRSLEESIKIWDLKTGELIQTLDSHAGPVWSEAISPDGKLLATGNLDESIKIWHLEKNSGKLNVSEVCVLNGHSDVVRCLAFSPNGKFLASGSADHTINLWRLDQSPENPSIFATLKGHTNIVYCLAFSPDGKFLASGSEDRTINIWRLGERTNNYVTALEATLTEHSGLVWGLQFTPNGKTLVSGSQDGTIKIWDQC, encoded by the coding sequence ATGGACGGTATAGCAATACTTAGAGATCAACAAGCTGACTTTATTAAAAGACTCAGTTCAAATGCAGCGGTCTTGCATCAAATGAAAGATTATAAACTCACCGGCTATCATAGTGAGTTAATGGTTATTTCGGGTAGTTTGTTAAATCGATTACAAAAATTTTATACTCGACAAAAAGCAGAAAACTTACCCGATAATTACCAAAAATATATCGAAAAAGATGATTTTAAGCAAAAGCTGAAAAGTAGTTTTAGTAAATTAATTGTTAAACAGTATTTAGATGATTTGATCCAAATTATTGATAAAAATAACAATTTATATTCTGAATATCCGGGAGATTTTTGTCTAACCTATCGACCTAATTATCCAATTATTGTCAAGGGAAATTTTGGCAATAGAAACACTGTATCATGGTCATTAATTCCCGATGAAGTTGAACGAGATGGCGTGGTAGTGTTTGTGTTAATTGAAGAAGATTTCGAGCGAGATAAGTATCAATATAATTTGATTTTAGCCGGTTTTTTGCCGACGGAAATGCTCGAAGGTGCTCCGCACCCCGGCGCAGGCCGCGATCGCACTCAGCCAATAATTAGAGTAACAATTCAGGATCTTCTTTATGGCGGTGGGTTGAAAAGTTATTTAACATCTTATGTAACATCTGGTGCAGGGGTGATGCCGAAAGTACCTTCCCTCAGCCTACCAAATGACCTAGAGAGTTCAACTTCACCAACCAAATGGATTTGCACCCAAACCCTGAGTGATGAAAAATCTCTATTGTGTCTGGCAATTACCGGCGAAGGTGCTCCGCACTGCGGCATAGGCCGCGATCGCCTAGGGTCGGGGCAGTCACCAAAACTCGCTTGTGCGGGGTTAGATCAATGGTTGAAAATTTGGGATTTATCCACGGGACAAGTGGAACAAACGATTTCGGAACACCGTTATCCGGTTTTTTCCTTAGATTTTAGTCCTGACGGCCAAACCTTAGCCGTTGCTTCAATGCACGAAACCATTGAACTGTGGGATTTAGGCAATGGCGATCGCCCTCCCACTTTGCAAAATATTCTCGAAGGTCATTCTCTGGGTGTATTTTCTCTGCATTTCACCCCTGATGGAGAAATGCTGATTAGTCGGTCTTTGGAAGAAAGCATCAAAATTTGGGATCTGAAAACCGGCGAACTAATTCAAACCCTGGATAGCCATGCGGGTCCAGTATGGTCGGAAGCCATTAGTCCTGATGGCAAACTGTTGGCCACGGGAAATTTAGATGAAAGTATTAAAATCTGGCATCTAGAAAAGAATTCCGGAAAATTAAACGTTTCTGAAGTTTGCGTTCTTAATGGTCATTCAGATGTGGTGCGTTGTCTGGCTTTTAGTCCCAATGGAAAGTTCTTAGCCAGTGGCAGTGCCGATCACACAATTAATCTTTGGCGTCTGGATCAATCCCCCGAAAATCCTTCTATCTTTGCCACCCTGAAAGGTCATACGAATATCGTTTATTGTTTAGCTTTTAGTCCTGATGGCAAATTTCTCGCCAGTGGCAGTGAGGATCGCACGATTAATATTTGGCGTCTGGGCGAACGCACTAACAATTATGTCACCGCTTTAGAAGCCACTTTAACCGAACATTCTGGATTAGTTTGGGGCTTACAATTTACCCCAAATGGCAAAACTCTGGTCAGTGGTTCTCAGGACGGAACGATTAAAATTTGGGATCAGTGTTAA
- a CDS encoding DUF6737 family protein, which yields MSERETGRMALEKPLNPWHYKPWWCQPWSILLTGITIIAGSWLLFHRVWVSAIVAVPILIWMGFFLLIWPKLMIQSGILEQYKANLK from the coding sequence ATGTCTGAGCGCGAAACTGGCCGGATGGCATTAGAAAAACCACTAAATCCTTGGCATTATAAACCGTGGTGGTGTCAGCCCTGGTCGATTTTATTAACCGGCATTACCATTATTGCAGGCAGTTGGTTACTATTTCATCGCGTCTGGGTGAGTGCGATCGTGGCAGTGCCCATATTAATTTGGATGGGTTTTTTCCTCCTGATTTGGCCAAAACTGATGATTCAAAGTGGCATTTTGGAGCAGTATAAAGCCAATTTAAAATAA
- a CDS encoding M48 family metallopeptidase, protein MKPIFWHSLIIGLSLLLSPTLPPWLASAAENVTETTSNVEVEAEVEAEVEANPQNQDSSVTEEKQEESESIDETCQMVTTEDVSQEAETEVEDAEDAAAKAAAVSEACRMALQRRQVLIAADKLYLAGDYAGAKALYQQVKPPFSGNTLSDEFADRPEPIYDPELLAPAGQVYWREGNAGIEQKLETRIFIPLELLVEKYPEFIPGHLLLAQALQDYDKLPQAVEVLNRATTLYPQQTDLLRSQIDVLVKSRQWLEASIAARQFALLNPDHPEAKEFAILAEENYDKFRSYLKKMITGNAIANVITGAATVALTGNPLGALSAVETLMLLAQGESGLGDRIANNAIENLEMVEDEEIVAYINELGQKLAKVSGRDDFEYEFHVVLDPNLNAFALPGGKVFVNAGAIYHTESEAELAGLLTHELAHAILSHGFQMVTHGNLVESMTRFVPFGGTIGNLLVLDYSRDMEQQADLLGTRMLAAADYAADGLRNLMVTLNEQYDDNSPVLKALSSHPPTKERIAYLESLITRGGYNRYAYEGVERHQQIRQRVAKLLKEKKTDDEDILEIE, encoded by the coding sequence ATGAAACCTATTTTTTGGCATTCTTTAATAATTGGGCTGAGTTTACTCCTGTCGCCGACTTTGCCTCCCTGGTTGGCTTCTGCTGCGGAGAACGTTACGGAAACAACCTCTAATGTAGAAGTTGAGGCAGAAGTTGAGGCAGAAGTTGAGGCTAATCCGCAGAATCAGGATTCATCGGTGACAGAGGAAAAACAGGAGGAGAGTGAATCCATTGACGAAACGTGCCAGATGGTGACAACAGAGGATGTTTCCCAGGAAGCTGAGACAGAAGTTGAAGATGCAGAAGACGCGGCAGCAAAAGCGGCAGCCGTTAGCGAAGCGTGCCGGATGGCATTACAACGACGGCAGGTTTTGATTGCGGCAGATAAATTATATTTGGCGGGAGATTATGCAGGGGCTAAGGCATTGTATCAACAAGTGAAACCGCCTTTTTCTGGAAATACTTTGTCCGATGAGTTTGCCGATCGCCCTGAACCGATTTATGACCCGGAACTTTTAGCCCCTGCGGGACAAGTGTATTGGCGGGAAGGCAATGCGGGAATTGAGCAAAAATTAGAAACGCGAATTTTTATCCCCTTGGAGTTATTGGTAGAAAAATATCCCGAATTTATTCCCGGTCATTTACTATTAGCCCAGGCTTTGCAGGACTATGACAAATTGCCACAAGCGGTGGAAGTGTTGAATCGTGCCACTACTCTTTATCCCCAACAAACGGATCTGTTGCGATCGCAAATTGATGTTTTGGTGAAAAGCAGACAGTGGTTAGAAGCGTCGATCGCCGCCCGTCAATTTGCGTTACTTAACCCAGACCACCCAGAGGCGAAAGAATTCGCAATTTTGGCCGAAGAAAATTATGATAAGTTCCGGTCTTATCTGAAAAAAATGATTACCGGAAATGCGATCGCTAATGTGATTACTGGGGCGGCTACTGTCGCCCTCACCGGCAATCCTTTGGGTGCTCTTTCGGCGGTAGAAACTTTGATGCTATTAGCCCAAGGTGAATCCGGTCTGGGCGATCGCATCGCTAACAATGCGATCGAAAATCTGGAAATGGTCGAAGATGAAGAAATCGTTGCCTATATTAATGAACTAGGCCAAAAACTCGCCAAAGTATCGGGGCGCGATGATTTTGAGTATGAATTTCATGTGGTCTTAGATCCCAACTTAAACGCCTTTGCCCTGCCCGGTGGCAAAGTCTTTGTCAATGCTGGGGCGATTTACCACACCGAGTCAGAAGCCGAACTCGCCGGTTTACTCACCCATGAATTAGCCCACGCGATTTTATCCCACGGATTTCAAATGGTGACTCATGGCAACTTGGTGGAAAGTATGACCCGCTTTGTACCCTTTGGCGGCACCATTGGCAATTTATTAGTCTTAGACTATAGCCGAGATATGGAACAGCAGGCGGATCTTTTGGGGACTCGAATGCTGGCAGCAGCAGACTATGCGGCGGATGGCTTACGCAACCTGATGGTGACATTAAATGAGCAATATGACGACAACAGCCCGGTTTTGAAAGCCTTATCCTCTCACCCGCCGACGAAAGAACGAATTGCTTATTTGGAAAGTTTGATTACTCGCGGTGGCTATAATCGTTATGCTTACGAGGGAGTAGAACGCCATCAACAAATCCGCCAGCGGGTTGCCAAATTACTCAAAGAAAAAAAGACCGATGATGAGGATATCCTCGAAATTGAATAA